The following coding sequences lie in one Peribacillus frigoritolerans genomic window:
- a CDS encoding cytochrome P450 → MKLLETALRIQAKLFSEVNSIIGHGTPKPEDFMKLPYTQNIIHETLRLDHHEVTPLPSLTLRPKSGLRMVIEERDAEAFEPGASNF, encoded by the coding sequence ATGAAATTGTTGGAAACCGCTTTAAGAATTCAAGCCAAGCTTTTCAGTGAAGTGAATAGCATAATCGGTCACGGGACCCCCAAGCCTGAAGACTTCATGAAATTACCATACACTCAAAATATCATTCATGAAACACTTCGCCTTGACCATCATGAAGTAACCCCCCTTCCATCCCTTACACTCAGACCCAAGAGTGGACTGCGCATGGTGATAGAAGAAAGAGATGCAGAAGCCTTCGAACCTGGCGCATCCAATTTTTGA
- a CDS encoding bacitracin ABC transporter ATP-binding protein, with the protein MHKKTNNPIISDEFLDQVVKEINAEFGGPINEKNDRFQHRDDEERRS; encoded by the coding sequence ATGCATAAAAAAACTAATAATCCAATAATATCAGATGAATTCTTAGATCAAGTGGTTAAGGAAATCAATGCAGAATTTGGCGGCCCCATTAATGAAAAAAATGATCGTTTCCAACATAGGGACGATGAAGAAAGAAGAAGTTAA
- the galU gene encoding UTP--glucose-1-phosphate uridylyltransferase GalU, with amino-acid sequence MIKKAVIPAAGLGTRFLPATKAQPKEMLPIVDKPTIQYIIEEAVQSGITDIIIVTGKNKRAIEDHFDKSIELEMLLQMKGQNELLKIVENISNMVDIHYVRQKEPLGLGHAVLCAKTFIGDEPFAVLLGDDIVDSQVPALKQLMERYNKVQASIIGCKEVSPADVSKYGIVNFQERYEDLFLVRNLVEKPKVEDAPSTQAIIGRYILSPEIFEILETVQPDRKGEIQLTEALDLLLEKEPLYSYIIEGNRYDVGDKFGFLQASIDFAMKRPELRDQLISYLRQLFP; translated from the coding sequence ATGATAAAGAAAGCGGTGATTCCAGCAGCCGGTTTAGGAACACGATTTTTACCTGCTACGAAAGCTCAACCAAAGGAAATGCTGCCGATTGTCGATAAGCCGACCATTCAATATATTATCGAGGAAGCGGTTCAATCAGGGATTACAGATATTATCATCGTTACGGGTAAAAACAAACGTGCCATTGAAGATCATTTCGATAAATCCATTGAACTAGAAATGCTTCTGCAAATGAAAGGTCAAAATGAGCTGCTTAAGATCGTGGAGAACATTTCCAACATGGTGGATATCCACTATGTAAGACAAAAGGAGCCTTTAGGTCTGGGCCACGCAGTATTATGTGCCAAAACTTTTATCGGAGACGAACCTTTTGCCGTCCTGTTAGGGGATGATATCGTGGATAGCCAGGTTCCAGCTTTGAAGCAGTTAATGGAGCGGTATAACAAGGTTCAAGCGAGCATTATCGGATGTAAGGAAGTGTCACCTGCCGATGTCTCCAAGTATGGGATCGTAAATTTCCAAGAACGATATGAGGATTTATTTCTGGTAAGAAACTTAGTGGAAAAGCCTAAAGTGGAGGATGCACCTTCAACACAGGCGATTATTGGCCGATATATTTTATCACCTGAGATTTTTGAAATCCTTGAAACCGTACAGCCCGATCGGAAGGGGGAGATCCAGCTTACCGAAGCTTTAGACCTTTTGTTAGAAAAGGAACCATTATACTCGTATATCATCGAAGGAAATCGATATGACGTCGGCGATAAATTCGGCTTCCTTCAAGCTTCAATAGATTTCGCCATGAAACGACCTGAACTTCGTGATCAGCTAATATCATATTTAAGGCAGCTGTTCCCTTAA
- a CDS encoding DUF6044 family protein, with product MPIEKQERKQILFALLVIVLYLSPLFILGENAHIRVHDNLDSNLAWYKVLSESGELFGAIDAKIPQIMNGLPRNAFGSEFSIIVWLHSLFPTMVAYAISQALTRFIAFLGMYILLKKHLVTGSQSGWIRVGTSLAFALTPFWPSGMLSTLGMPLALWAFLNIRSKDHSWKNYLVLTLLPLYSSIVLGFFFFLVAMGFLWLTDVIRRKGWNITFLLSIVYMTFIFGLVEYRLVSSFIFDSEPNSRDEYFHARLPLDWVIQLTFKNFVLGHTHVMTVHALIILPITVFALYIILTKKLWRQEKVYVFLFSLNFMLSAWYAFWFYKGWLPLTERFHTLDTFNFARFHFLRPMVIYLGFALAIKIIWEHSDYAKKTLSIFIAVQIMILMGFNEEITHNKKPSFKEFYSESLFQEIKDHIDRPQEEYRVASIGLHPAIAQFNGFYTLDSYNNFYPLSYKHQFRQIIENELAKNKNIKIYFDEWGGRCYLFTDELGKHYMFKKGSKKELENLDLKMDAFKGLGGKYIFSAIPINNAKENGLVLDKVFTEKGSVWKIYLYRVM from the coding sequence TTGCCAATTGAAAAACAAGAGAGAAAACAAATCCTTTTTGCCTTACTCGTCATTGTTTTATATCTTTCTCCTTTATTCATCCTTGGAGAAAATGCGCATATTCGCGTACATGATAATTTAGATTCCAACCTTGCCTGGTATAAAGTCCTTTCAGAAAGCGGTGAGCTATTCGGTGCGATAGACGCCAAAATCCCCCAAATCATGAATGGTCTGCCCCGAAATGCCTTTGGCAGTGAGTTCAGTATTATCGTGTGGCTTCATTCACTTTTTCCGACAATGGTTGCATATGCAATAAGCCAGGCATTAACAAGATTTATTGCATTCTTGGGTATGTATATCTTATTAAAGAAACATTTGGTTACAGGAAGCCAATCAGGTTGGATAAGGGTTGGAACATCCTTGGCCTTTGCCCTTACCCCATTTTGGCCATCGGGAATGCTCAGTACACTTGGGATGCCGCTTGCACTTTGGGCTTTTTTGAATATTCGCAGCAAGGACCATTCGTGGAAGAATTATTTGGTCCTTACACTATTACCGCTTTATTCAAGCATCGTGCTTGGTTTTTTCTTTTTCCTTGTTGCAATGGGCTTTCTTTGGCTAACGGATGTGATCAGGAGAAAAGGGTGGAATATAACGTTCCTTCTTTCGATCGTGTACATGACCTTCATTTTTGGCTTGGTGGAGTATCGTTTGGTGTCTTCATTCATTTTTGATTCGGAGCCAAATAGTAGAGATGAATATTTTCACGCTAGGCTGCCGCTCGATTGGGTCATACAGCTTACTTTCAAAAATTTCGTTCTTGGACATACGCATGTCATGACTGTACATGCGCTTATCATCCTGCCGATTACAGTCTTTGCCCTTTATATCATTCTGACCAAAAAACTGTGGAGACAGGAAAAGGTATATGTTTTTTTATTCAGCTTGAATTTTATGCTCTCAGCGTGGTACGCATTTTGGTTTTATAAAGGATGGCTTCCTTTGACGGAAAGGTTTCACACCTTGGATACTTTTAATTTTGCCAGATTTCACTTTTTAAGGCCGATGGTGATTTACTTGGGGTTTGCCCTCGCGATAAAAATCATTTGGGAACACAGCGACTATGCTAAGAAAACCCTTTCTATTTTCATCGCCGTTCAAATAATGATTTTAATGGGTTTCAATGAAGAAATCACTCATAATAAAAAACCATCTTTCAAAGAGTTCTATTCAGAAAGCCTTTTTCAAGAAATAAAAGATCATATTGACCGTCCACAGGAAGAGTATCGTGTTGCTAGCATTGGGCTGCATCCTGCAATCGCACAATTTAATGGATTTTACACGCTCGATAGCTATAACAATTTCTATCCGCTTTCTTACAAACATCAATTTCGTCAAATAATTGAAAACGAATTGGCTAAGAATAAAAACATCAAAATCTACTTTGATGAATGGGGAGGACGTTGTTACCTATTTACCGATGAGCTTGGGAAGCATTATATGTTCAAGAAAGGCTCGAAGAAAGAGCTGGAAAATTTGGACCTTAAAATGGATGCGTTTAAAGGATTAGGCGGCAAGTATATATTTTCTGCCATCCCAATCAACAACGCGAAAGAAAACGGATTGGTGCTAGATAAGGTTTTCACGGAAAAAGGAAGCGTATGGAAAATTTATTTATACAGAGTCATGTGA
- a CDS encoding GtrA family protein — MNGTVLKNYLKHTNSFIRFLLVGIVNTAVGLSIMLFLMNVLELSYWVSTFFGNGTGAVTSFLLNRTFTFKSDIEWRRGVARFFCVILICYSAAYSIGQAIAESLEGSVSLSIQQNVAVLIGTICYTVLNYLGQKYFVFKKSNLRPIQEGRN; from the coding sequence ATGAACGGAACAGTATTGAAAAACTATCTAAAACACACTAACTCCTTTATCCGCTTTTTATTGGTTGGAATAGTCAATACAGCGGTTGGACTTTCCATCATGCTTTTTCTCATGAATGTTCTTGAATTATCTTACTGGGTCTCCACCTTTTTCGGCAATGGCACGGGAGCTGTAACGAGTTTTCTTTTGAACAGGACTTTTACTTTTAAAAGCGATATAGAATGGCGGCGAGGAGTTGCCCGTTTCTTTTGCGTCATCCTGATTTGTTATTCCGCCGCTTATTCTATAGGCCAAGCCATTGCAGAATCACTGGAAGGATCCGTTTCTTTATCCATACAACAAAATGTGGCTGTGCTGATAGGAACAATCTGTTATACAGTACTTAACTATCTTGGCCAGAAATACTTTGTCTTTAAAAAAAGCAATTTGAGACCAATTCAAGAAGGAAGGAACTAA
- a CDS encoding glycosyltransferase family 2 protein: MNSPIVTIVVPCYNEESVLQDTISQLCGLMRGLVEENVVSGQSKILLVDDGSKDQTWKIIYKETINNEFVRGLKLSRNAGHQNALLAGLFTAKEASDCVISIDADLQDDIQVIPEFIRKFNEGCEIVYGVRQKRDLDSFFKRTSATGFYKLMNKMGVNLVYNHADFRLMSKRAIAELERFDETNLFLRGIVPLIGFKTDNVYYDRKERLAGETKYPFKKMVAFALDGITSFSVTPIRLVLWLGCLSFFISLLFGSYFLWLKFYGQTETGWTSLITSIWLIGGLQLIAVGLIGEYIGKIYNESKRRPKYIVDLDLFNPLDLTKREQLDNERNSIEKLSKTH; this comes from the coding sequence ATGAATTCACCGATAGTAACGATTGTTGTACCTTGTTATAACGAAGAAAGCGTTTTGCAGGATACCATTTCCCAGCTTTGTGGATTGATGAGGGGATTAGTCGAAGAAAACGTTGTTTCTGGTCAAAGTAAAATTCTGCTGGTTGATGATGGAAGCAAAGATCAAACTTGGAAGATCATTTATAAGGAAACGATCAATAATGAATTTGTTCGCGGGCTAAAGCTTTCCCGGAATGCAGGACATCAAAATGCACTCCTGGCAGGTTTGTTTACAGCCAAGGAAGCCTCGGATTGTGTGATTTCCATTGATGCAGATTTACAGGATGATATTCAAGTCATCCCTGAATTCATTCGGAAATTCAATGAAGGATGTGAAATCGTATATGGTGTCCGCCAGAAAAGGGACCTTGATTCTTTTTTTAAGCGAACCTCTGCAACTGGTTTTTATAAATTGATGAATAAGATGGGGGTTAACCTTGTCTATAATCATGCCGATTTCCGGCTAATGAGCAAAAGGGCAATCGCGGAGTTGGAACGATTTGATGAAACGAATCTATTTTTACGGGGGATTGTTCCGCTCATTGGGTTTAAGACGGACAATGTTTATTATGACCGAAAAGAAAGATTGGCCGGTGAAACGAAATATCCATTTAAGAAAATGGTTGCTTTTGCGCTTGATGGCATTACTTCCTTTTCGGTTACACCGATCCGGCTTGTATTATGGCTAGGATGTCTTTCCTTTTTCATTAGCTTACTCTTTGGGTCTTACTTTTTATGGTTAAAGTTTTATGGACAGACCGAAACTGGTTGGACCTCATTAATCACCTCCATATGGTTGATCGGCGGACTGCAGTTGATTGCTGTCGGCTTGATTGGGGAATATATCGGTAAAATCTATAATGAATCCAAACGCCGGCCTAAATATATTGTTGATCTGGATTTATTTAATCCGCTCGATTTAACAAAACGGGAGCAACTAGACAATGAACGGAACAGTATTGAAAAACTATCTAAAACACACTAA
- a CDS encoding FadR/GntR family transcriptional regulator, which translates to MTISKTNRLSLVEQVVSQIESLIESGEWKIGNQIPPEMDLIQQFDVSRNTLREAVRSLVYAGLLVTKQGKGTFVRSSSALGAAFERRIQQSSLLETLEVRHALEREGAQLAALRRNQEDIERLRFHISACSKAAEAKDIKAYEEADIQLHKSIMGSSHNDLLIDLYEHMEHSLYESIHQIVEMSSDVNFHLNIHCKLVDAIIEQDVNRAIQTVNEYIAQFKKSLE; encoded by the coding sequence TTGACCATATCTAAAACAAATCGATTATCACTTGTAGAGCAAGTGGTTTCCCAAATCGAATCGTTAATCGAATCAGGTGAATGGAAAATTGGAAATCAAATTCCCCCTGAAATGGATTTGATCCAACAGTTCGATGTAAGCAGAAATACATTAAGGGAAGCTGTACGATCACTTGTTTATGCAGGACTTTTAGTAACGAAACAAGGAAAGGGGACATTCGTAAGGTCATCTAGTGCCTTGGGGGCAGCATTTGAAAGAAGGATCCAGCAGTCAAGTTTATTAGAAACGTTAGAGGTCCGTCATGCCCTTGAAAGAGAGGGTGCTCAGTTAGCGGCATTAAGACGTAATCAAGAAGATATAGAACGATTGCGGTTTCATATATCAGCATGCAGTAAAGCTGCCGAAGCAAAGGATATCAAGGCTTACGAAGAAGCCGATATACAGTTGCATAAATCGATTATGGGTTCATCACATAATGATTTATTGATTGATTTGTACGAACATATGGAACACTCCCTGTATGAATCGATCCATCAGATAGTGGAGATGAGTTCTGATGTGAACTTTCATTTGAACATTCATTGCAAACTTGTAGATGCCATCATCGAACAAGATGTGAACCGGGCAATCCAAACAGTGAATGAATACATTGCACAATTCAAAAAATCTTTAGAGTAA
- a CDS encoding CynX/NimT family MFS transporter, which translates to MDIKPRVGLLIIGIILLGANLRAPLTSVGPLVTSIRDNLGISNTLSGSLTTLPLLSFALLSPFAPRIARRFGMELTLFLSLILLTIGIGIRSVGGVPTLFIGTILIGLAIAIGNVLLPSLIKHNFARNIGLMTGTYAVSMNLCGAIGSGISIPLASSSGLGWAGALGCWGILSLITVFLWMPQIRRPFNSGKDVQTAQKDKKINLWRSGLAWQITFFMGLQSFIFYTVITWMPEILEQKGLNADEAGWMLSIMQLAVIPITFLVPILAGRLQSQRLLVVPPVVFLIAGIFGILYGSTLFIPVCMILIGIGVGTIFSLSMMFFSLRTQSTHEATELSGMAQSFGYLLAAIGPVLFGLLHDITHSWTVPLLMLAVISALIFIVGMRAGNNEYVTTR; encoded by the coding sequence ATGGATATTAAACCCAGAGTTGGACTACTCATCATCGGAATCATTCTTCTTGGGGCAAATCTGAGGGCTCCCTTAACATCGGTTGGCCCCCTTGTCACTTCGATCCGGGATAACTTGGGAATATCAAATACATTATCAGGTTCATTAACGACACTGCCTTTGCTTTCCTTTGCTTTATTATCACCGTTTGCACCTAGGATAGCACGGCGTTTTGGAATGGAGCTTACGCTTTTCCTTTCCTTGATATTACTAACAATCGGAATTGGGATACGCTCAGTTGGCGGAGTGCCGACATTGTTCATAGGGACCATTTTAATCGGGTTAGCCATTGCAATAGGCAATGTATTGTTACCAAGTCTGATTAAACATAACTTTGCCAGGAACATCGGTTTGATGACAGGAACCTATGCTGTTTCCATGAATTTATGTGGCGCAATAGGTTCCGGGATCAGCATTCCCCTTGCTTCTTCATCGGGGTTGGGATGGGCTGGTGCCCTTGGATGTTGGGGAATTTTATCACTTATTACAGTTTTCTTATGGATGCCTCAAATAAGACGGCCATTCAACTCAGGTAAGGATGTACAAACGGCACAAAAGGATAAAAAGATTAACTTATGGCGTTCTGGTTTAGCCTGGCAGATTACATTCTTCATGGGTTTGCAATCGTTCATTTTCTATACAGTAATTACCTGGATGCCGGAAATCCTGGAGCAAAAAGGCCTGAACGCTGATGAAGCTGGTTGGATGCTATCCATCATGCAGCTTGCAGTCATTCCAATAACATTCCTTGTGCCAATTTTAGCTGGTCGCTTACAAAGTCAGCGTTTGTTAGTGGTCCCACCTGTCGTCTTCCTTATTGCAGGGATATTCGGCATATTATATGGAAGCACTCTCTTCATACCAGTATGCATGATATTGATCGGGATTGGAGTTGGAACCATATTCAGTTTATCGATGATGTTCTTTAGTCTTCGAACACAAAGCACCCATGAGGCGACGGAATTATCAGGAATGGCTCAATCATTCGGGTACCTCTTAGCTGCCATTGGACCAGTATTATTCGGCTTGCTTCATGACATTACACACAGCTGGACAGTTCCCTTATTGATGTTGGCCGTAATTTCGGCACTTATTTTCATTGTTGGAATGCGTGCAGGAAATAATGAATATGTAACTACTCGATAA
- a CDS encoding amino acid permease has protein sequence MEKTHQDLKKGLLPRHVQFIALAGMIGTGIFKGSSDTLNMAGPSVVIAYLIGGLLLFIVMAALGEMATAFPNLNVQHLINKAFGFQLSFIVGWLYWFNWIIVIIVEIVAAGSFLQYWFPTVPLWLLSILCASVIIGINLFQVKYYGELEFWFAGIKIITLIAFIILGALIMLGLFPSSASFSNYTVHGGFFPQGIDGMLSALLVVMFSYGGAELIGVAVTETKDSQRVIPKIIKGTVWRVILFYVLPILIICGVIPWDQVSTEVSPFVQVFSLSGLPGAADIMNFVLLTAVLSAANSGIYATSRTLFTLSQNGEAPKAFLKTTKKGIPLNGIFLTTLCILAGVFLSYLYPDLILSYLMAIPGFTVLLLWISICSAQLKLRKQYIGKPGFRVKWYPYSTILAITALSIIFLAFLFNKQNIIGTTVCLVTLVIFILLSFIVKQKK, from the coding sequence ATGGAGAAGACTCATCAAGATTTAAAAAAGGGCCTATTGCCGAGGCATGTCCAGTTCATTGCTTTAGCCGGAATGATAGGAACCGGGATTTTTAAGGGGAGTTCCGATACATTAAATATGGCAGGTCCAAGTGTTGTAATAGCTTATTTAATAGGGGGGCTATTGTTATTTATTGTAATGGCCGCATTAGGGGAGATGGCAACCGCTTTTCCAAATTTAAATGTACAGCATCTCATTAATAAAGCTTTTGGGTTTCAACTATCCTTCATTGTCGGATGGCTCTATTGGTTCAATTGGATTATCGTAATCATTGTTGAAATAGTCGCAGCCGGCAGTTTTCTACAATATTGGTTTCCTACAGTACCATTATGGCTGTTAAGCATACTTTGCGCTTCAGTAATAATAGGAATTAATTTGTTTCAAGTAAAATACTATGGAGAACTCGAATTTTGGTTTGCAGGAATTAAAATAATAACCTTAATTGCCTTTATTATTTTAGGAGCTTTGATCATGCTAGGACTTTTTCCTAGTTCGGCTTCATTTTCTAATTACACGGTACATGGTGGTTTTTTCCCCCAAGGAATTGACGGAATGTTAAGTGCACTTTTAGTGGTAATGTTTTCATATGGGGGTGCAGAATTAATTGGTGTAGCCGTCACGGAAACAAAAGATAGTCAGCGAGTCATACCAAAAATCATTAAAGGAACAGTATGGCGGGTGATTCTTTTCTATGTCTTGCCGATACTTATTATTTGCGGGGTAATACCTTGGGACCAAGTAAGCACTGAAGTAAGTCCTTTCGTTCAGGTTTTCAGCTTATCGGGTCTTCCCGGAGCCGCCGATATCATGAATTTCGTTCTTTTAACCGCTGTCTTATCAGCTGCAAATTCAGGTATATACGCTACCTCAAGGACACTGTTCACTCTTTCCCAGAACGGGGAAGCGCCCAAGGCATTTTTAAAAACAACGAAAAAGGGTATTCCGCTTAATGGTATATTTTTAACTACATTATGCATATTGGCTGGTGTGTTTTTATCCTATTTGTATCCCGACCTGATTTTAAGCTACCTTATGGCCATTCCTGGATTCACGGTTTTATTATTATGGATCAGTATTTGTTCCGCGCAATTGAAGCTGCGTAAGCAATACATTGGCAAACCAGGATTCCGGGTAAAATGGTACCCATATTCAACTATATTAGCCATCACGGCATTAAGCATTATCTTTTTGGCATTTCTCTTTAATAAGCAAAACATCATTGGGACCACAGTATGTCTTGTCACATTAGTGATATTTATCCTTCTTTCTTTTATTGTCAAACAAAAAAAATAA
- a CDS encoding APC family permease — MLSSIKRFLIGRPLKSNALGEQKLNKTKALAILSSDALSSVAYGPEQILIVLITVGAAAFWYSIPIAIGVLILLTALILSYRQIIFAYPHGGGAYVVSKNNLGVNPGLIAGGSLLVDYILTVAVSVSAGTDAITSAFPGLHSYNVVIAIIFVILLTILNLRGVTESASVLAYPVYLFVLALFILIGVGIYKILTGGVSPELHASIGTPVAGISLFILLRAFASGSSALTGVEAISNAIPNFKDPAPNNAAKTLIAMGSLLAVLFSGIVFLAYYLSIVPSAEVTVVSQIAEEIFGRNFMYFFIQGTTALILILAANTGYSAFPLLAVNLAKDKFIPRAFTIRGDRLGYSNGIIILGLASIILIVAFEGHTENLIPLYAVGVFIPFTLSQTGMIVKWVREKPKGWMMKLTINSIGAIISFIVTMIFFLTKFTQVWPVLIFLPIIILIFHRIKKHYEAVGDQLRITTCEPILPIEGNIIIVPVAGITHVVENSLNYAKSLSAHQVIAVYVAFEREDEKKFEEKWEKWQPDVRLVTLNSYYRSIIQPLTKFVDTVEHKASESNYKVTVIIPQFIPKKGWHNILHNQSSLLIRAYLLYKRNVVVTTVPYHLKK, encoded by the coding sequence ATGTTATCTTCTATAAAAAGGTTCTTGATAGGGAGACCTTTAAAGTCAAATGCACTTGGTGAACAAAAGCTTAACAAAACAAAGGCTTTGGCGATATTATCTTCTGATGCTTTGTCTTCGGTTGCATATGGACCGGAGCAAATATTGATCGTTCTGATCACGGTCGGTGCTGCAGCATTCTGGTATTCAATCCCTATCGCGATCGGGGTATTGATTCTGTTAACTGCTTTGATTTTGTCCTATAGACAAATCATTTTCGCTTATCCGCATGGCGGGGGGGCATATGTAGTTTCAAAAAACAATTTAGGTGTCAATCCAGGGCTGATAGCCGGAGGATCTTTGCTGGTCGATTATATATTAACTGTGGCTGTTAGTGTTTCTGCAGGTACGGATGCAATCACGTCCGCTTTTCCCGGCCTGCATTCATATAATGTGGTCATAGCCATCATTTTCGTGATTCTACTTACAATCCTGAACCTTCGGGGGGTTACGGAGTCGGCCTCTGTTTTGGCCTATCCGGTGTACCTATTCGTTTTAGCATTGTTCATCTTGATTGGTGTTGGAATTTACAAGATTTTGACGGGAGGAGTTTCACCGGAATTGCACGCATCAATCGGGACTCCGGTCGCGGGCATCAGTTTATTTATACTGCTAAGAGCATTTGCATCAGGAAGCTCCGCATTGACAGGAGTCGAAGCGATTTCCAATGCAATCCCGAACTTTAAAGATCCAGCCCCGAATAATGCTGCGAAAACTTTAATAGCGATGGGTTCATTGCTAGCTGTATTATTTTCGGGAATTGTATTCTTAGCCTATTATTTAAGCATTGTTCCGAGCGCAGAGGTAACGGTCGTCTCCCAGATTGCTGAAGAGATCTTTGGACGGAATTTCATGTATTTCTTCATTCAAGGTACGACTGCCTTGATCTTGATACTTGCGGCCAATACTGGCTATTCGGCTTTCCCTCTGCTTGCGGTGAACCTGGCAAAGGATAAATTCATACCAAGGGCGTTTACGATCAGAGGGGACCGATTAGGGTATTCCAATGGAATCATCATACTGGGACTTGCATCCATCATCTTGATAGTCGCATTTGAAGGACATACAGAAAATCTCATTCCGCTTTATGCGGTAGGGGTATTCATTCCATTTACGTTGTCCCAGACTGGCATGATTGTTAAATGGGTTCGCGAAAAGCCAAAAGGCTGGATGATGAAATTAACCATTAATTCAATTGGTGCCATAATTAGCTTTATCGTCACGATGATATTCTTTTTAACCAAATTTACTCAGGTTTGGCCTGTTTTGATTTTTTTACCTATCATCATTTTAATTTTTCATCGAATTAAAAAGCATTATGAAGCAGTTGGTGACCAACTAAGGATTACAACATGCGAGCCGATCTTACCAATTGAAGGAAATATCATTATTGTACCTGTGGCAGGTATAACTCATGTGGTTGAGAACTCTTTAAATTATGCAAAATCTCTATCTGCACATCAGGTCATTGCCGTTTATGTCGCTTTTGAAAGAGAAGACGAAAAGAAATTCGAAGAAAAGTGGGAAAAATGGCAGCCGGATGTCAGACTCGTTACACTGAATTCTTATTATCGAAGTATCATTCAGCCACTAACTAAATTTGTGGACACAGTTGAACATAAGGCTAGTGAATCCAATTATAAAGTTACGGTGATCATCCCCCAATTCATTCCGAAGAAGGGCTGGCACAATATACTTCATAACCAATCAAGTTTACTGATCCGCGCCTACTTACTTTATAAAAGAAATGTGGTTGTTACGACAGTGCCATATCATTTGAAGAAATAA